One part of the Salvelinus fontinalis isolate EN_2023a chromosome 4, ASM2944872v1, whole genome shotgun sequence genome encodes these proteins:
- the LOC129854381 gene encoding brain-derived neurotrophic factor-like isoform X1, which produces MFHQVRRVMTILFLTMVISYFSCMRAAPMRDAPGIRGHRTEGYLGAAVTVGQGHGTPQSGGGPGQHGGLPSLTDTFEQVIEELLEVEGEASQLGPGADKGQGGGGPSSLVTTETKDVDLYASRVMISNQVPLEPPLLFLLEEYKNYLDAANMSMRVRRHSDPSRRGELSVCDSISQWVTAVDKKTAIDMSGQTVTVLEKVPVPNGQLKQYFYETKCNPMGYTKEGCRGIDKRHYNSQCRTTQSYVRALTMDSKKKIGWRFIRIDTSCVCTLTIKRGR; this is translated from the coding sequence tTCCACCAGGTTAGAAGAGTGATGACCATCCTGTTCCTTACTATGGTTATTTCGTACTTCAGTTGCATGAGAGCTGCTCCCATGAGAGACGCCCCGGGTATAAGGGGCCACCGAACGGAAGGCTACTTGGGTGCTGCAGTGACGGTCGGCCAGGGCCACGGGACTCCACAGAGCGGGGGTGGGCCGGGCCAGCATGGGGGACTGCCCTCGCTCACAGACACGTTTGAGCAGGTTATTGAGGAGCTCTTGGAGGTGGAAGGAGAAGCATCTCAACTGGGGCCTGGGGCTGACAAGGGCCAGGGAGGAGGGGGTCCTTCCTCTCTGGTCACCACGGAGACCAAGGATGTCGACCTGTATGCATCGCGGGTGATGATCAGCAACCAAGTGCCTTTAGAGCCACCGCTGCTTTTTCTCCTGGAGGAATACAAAAACTACCTGGACGCCGCTAACATGTCCATGAGGGTACGGCGGCATTCTGACCCGTCGCGGCGtggagagctgagtgtgtgtgataGTATTAGCCAGTGGGTGACAGCTGTGGACAAAAAGACAGCAATAGACATGTCTGGGCAGACCGTTACCGTCCTGGAAAAGGTCCCTGTCCCCAATGGCCAACTGAAGCAATACTTTTATGAGACCAAATGTAACCCTATGGGGTACACAAAGGAGGGCTGCCGTGGAATAGACAAGAGGCATTATAACTCCCAATGCAGGACAACCCAGTCCTACGTGCGAGCGCTCACCATGGATAGCAAAAAGAAGATTGGCTGGCGGTTTATAAGGATAGACACATCATGTGTATGCACATTGACCATTAAAAGAGGAAGATAG
- the LOC129854381 gene encoding brain-derived neurotrophic factor-like isoform X2, whose protein sequence is MTILFLTMVISYFSCMRAAPMRDAPGIRGHRTEGYLGAAVTVGQGHGTPQSGGGPGQHGGLPSLTDTFEQVIEELLEVEGEASQLGPGADKGQGGGGPSSLVTTETKDVDLYASRVMISNQVPLEPPLLFLLEEYKNYLDAANMSMRVRRHSDPSRRGELSVCDSISQWVTAVDKKTAIDMSGQTVTVLEKVPVPNGQLKQYFYETKCNPMGYTKEGCRGIDKRHYNSQCRTTQSYVRALTMDSKKKIGWRFIRIDTSCVCTLTIKRGR, encoded by the coding sequence ATGACCATCCTGTTCCTTACTATGGTTATTTCGTACTTCAGTTGCATGAGAGCTGCTCCCATGAGAGACGCCCCGGGTATAAGGGGCCACCGAACGGAAGGCTACTTGGGTGCTGCAGTGACGGTCGGCCAGGGCCACGGGACTCCACAGAGCGGGGGTGGGCCGGGCCAGCATGGGGGACTGCCCTCGCTCACAGACACGTTTGAGCAGGTTATTGAGGAGCTCTTGGAGGTGGAAGGAGAAGCATCTCAACTGGGGCCTGGGGCTGACAAGGGCCAGGGAGGAGGGGGTCCTTCCTCTCTGGTCACCACGGAGACCAAGGATGTCGACCTGTATGCATCGCGGGTGATGATCAGCAACCAAGTGCCTTTAGAGCCACCGCTGCTTTTTCTCCTGGAGGAATACAAAAACTACCTGGACGCCGCTAACATGTCCATGAGGGTACGGCGGCATTCTGACCCGTCGCGGCGtggagagctgagtgtgtgtgataGTATTAGCCAGTGGGTGACAGCTGTGGACAAAAAGACAGCAATAGACATGTCTGGGCAGACCGTTACCGTCCTGGAAAAGGTCCCTGTCCCCAATGGCCAACTGAAGCAATACTTTTATGAGACCAAATGTAACCCTATGGGGTACACAAAGGAGGGCTGCCGTGGAATAGACAAGAGGCATTATAACTCCCAATGCAGGACAACCCAGTCCTACGTGCGAGCGCTCACCATGGATAGCAAAAAGAAGATTGGCTGGCGGTTTATAAGGATAGACACATCATGTGTATGCACATTGACCATTAAAAGAGGAAGATAG
- the LOC129854382 gene encoding protein lin-7 homolog C produces the protein MASLGEPVRLERDISRAIELLDKLQRTGEVPPQKLQALQRVLQSEFCNAVREVYEHVYETVDINSSPEVRANATAKATVAAFAASEGHSHPRVVELPKTEEGLGFNIMGGKEQNSPIYISRIIPGGIADRHGGLKRGDQLLSVNGVSVEGEHHEKAVELLKAAQGTVKLVVRYTPKVLEEMESRFEKMRSAKRRQQNSYPQ, from the exons ATGGCGTCTTTGGGGGAACCTGTTCGACTGGAAAGAG ACATTTCTCGAGCCATTGAATTGCTTGACAAGCTCCAGAGGACGGGGGAAGTGCCACCCCAGAAACTGCAGGCACTGCAAAGGGTCTTGCAGAGCGAGTTCTGTAATGCTGTGCGAGAG GTGTATGAACATGTGTATGAGACAGTGGACATTAATAGTAGCCCTGAAGTCAGGGCCAATGCCACAGCCAAG GCCACTGTTGCAGCGTTTGCGGCCAGTGAGGGGCACTCACACCCTCGCGTGGTGGAGCTGCCTAAGACGGAGGAAGGACTTGGCTTCAATATAATGGGAGGGAAGGAACAGAACTCTCCTATTTACATCTCACGCATCATTCCTGGGGGAATCGCCGACCGCCACGGGGGCCTCAAGAGAGGCGACCAGCTTCTTTCTGTCAATGGGGTG AGTGTGGAGGGGGAGCACCATGAGAaagctgtggagcttctcaaagctGCCCAGGGCACTGTGAAGCTGGTGGTCAGGTACACTCCTAAAGTCCTTGAGGAAATGGAATCCCGCTTTGAGAAGATGAGGTCTGCAAAGCGCCGGCAACAGAACAGCTATCCCCAATAG
- the LOC129854383 gene encoding 60S acidic ribosomal protein P2-like, giving the protein MRYVAAYLLSALGGNASPQAADIKKILESVGIEADKTRMEKVVTELGGKNVEEVIAQGYGKLASMPAGGAVAVASSGGAAAAGAAAPTAAEEKKEEKEESEEGSDDDMGFGLFD; this is encoded by the exons ATGCGTTACGTTGCTGCATACCTACTCTCTGCCCTTGGTGGTAATGCCAGCCCACAGGCTGCTGACATAAAGAAGATCCTGGAAAGTGTTGGCATTGAGGCTGACAAGACACGCATGGAGAAA GTTGTCACTGAACTTGGTGGCAAAAATGTGGAAGAGGTGATTGCCCAGG GCTATGGTAAACTGGCCAGTATGCCAGCAGGTGGTGCTGTGGCAGTGGCCAGCTCAGGTGGAGCCGCTGCTGCTGGAGCAGCTGCCCCCACTGCAG CTGAGGAGaagaaggaagagaaggaggagtctGAAGAGGGATCTGATGATGACATGGGATTCGGCCTGTTTGACTAA